One window of Canis lupus baileyi chromosome 21, mCanLup2.hap1, whole genome shotgun sequence genomic DNA carries:
- the OR8K5 gene encoding olfactory receptor 8K5, with the protein MGKQNLTSVTEFILMGVTRQPELQVPLFGVFLIIYMITVVGNLGMITLIQVDSRLHTPMYFFIKHLAFIDLGNSTVICPKMLVNFVVDQNIISYYACATQLAFFLMFIISEFFILSAMAYDRYLAICNPLLYNVIMSQRLCYMLVGIPYLYSTFQALLFTIKIFTLTFCGSNVINHFYCDDVPLLLILCSNAQEIGLLIILFSALNLISSLLVVLVSYILILTCIFQIHSTESRKKAFSTCGSHLTVVVVFYGSLLFMYMQPKSAHSFETDKMASVFYTLVIPMLNPLIYSPRNKEVKNAFCRFFNNRCKLRI; encoded by the coding sequence ATGGGTAAACAGAACCTAACGTCAGTGACTGAGTTCATTCTGATGGGAGTCACACGGCAGCCTGAGCTTCAAGTTCCTCTTTTTGGGGTCTTCCTCATCATCTACATGATCACAGTGGTGGGAAATTTGGGCATGATCACCTTGATCCAGGTGGACTCCCGCCTCCACAcacctatgtatttttttatcaAACACCTGGCTTTCATTGACCTTGGTAATTCTACTGTCATCTGTCCCAAGATGCTGGTAAATTTTGTTGTGGACCAAAATATCATTTCTTATTATGCATGTGCCACACAGTTGGCTTTCTTCCTTATGTTCATTATCAGTGAATTTTTCATCTTGTCAGctatggcctatgaccgctatttGGCCATCTGTAACCCTTTGCTCTACAACGTTATTATGTCCCAGAGACTTTGCTACATGCTGGTGGGCATTCCATACCTTTACAGTACCTTTCAGGCTCTACTGTTCACTATTAAGATTTTCACACTGACCTTCTGTGGATCTAATGTTATCAATCATTTCTATTGTGATGATGTTCCCTTGTTACTTATACTCTGCTCAAATGCACAAGAAATAGGATTGTTGATCATACTATTTTCAGCATTGAATTTGATCTCTTCTCTGCTGGTAGTCCTAGTGTCCTACATACTAATTCTGACATGCATATTTCAAATCCATTCTACAGAGAGCAGGAAAAAAGCTTTCTCCACATGTGGTTCTCATCTGACAGTGGTAGTTGTATTCTATGGGTCTCTGCTATTTATGTACATGCAGCCCAAATCTGCCCATTCTTTTGAAACTGACAAAATGGCCTCCGTATTTTACACTTTAGTGATCCCCATGCTTAACCCCTTAATCTACAGCCCAAGGAACAAAGAGGTAAAAAACGCTTTCTGCAGGTTCTTTAATAATCGATGCAAACTTCGTATCTAA
- the LOC140613414 gene encoding olfactory receptor 5J3-like, whose protein sequence is MAKENFTAVTEFILLGLTDHPDLKIILFVLFLVIYAITLLGNLGMIFIIQITPKLHTPMYFFLSCLSFVDACYSSVIAPKMLISFLVVKETISFSACIVQHLFFGVFITTEGFLLSVMAYDRYVAIVNSLLYSAAMSKRKCVGWVNGSWICGIINSLIHTISLGRLSFCGSNVVNHFFCDIPSLLKLSCSDTTMNELLLLTFSGVIAMATFLIVIISYVFIAVAILRIRSAAGGQKAFSTCASHLTAVTIFYGTLSFSYIQPSSQYSVEQEKVVSVFYTLVIPMLNPLIYSLRNKEVKDAVKRAIEMTHFPC, encoded by the coding sequence ATGGCCAAAGAGAATTTCACAGCTGTTACTGAATTTATTCTTTTGGGACTGACAGACCACCCTGACCTGAAAATCATACTTTTTGTGTTGTTCTTGGTGATTTATGCGATTACCTTGCTGGGGAATCTGGGTATGATCTTCATAATCCAAATAACTCCCAAGCTCCACACACCCATGTATTTTTTCCTCAGCTGCCTTTCATTTGTGGATGCCTGCTATTCATCTGTTATTGCACCGAAAATGCTGATCAGCTTCTTGGTTGTGAAGGAAACCATCTCATTCTCTGCCTGCATTGTGcaacatttgttttttggggtgtttaTTACCACAGAAGGCTTCTTGTTGTCAGTGATGGCATATGACCGTTATGTGGCCATTGTCAACTCTTTGCTTTACAGTGCAGCCATGTCTAAGAGGAAGTGTGTAGGGTGGGTCAATGGATCTTGGATATGTGGAATAATTAACTCATTAATACACACAATAAGCTTAGGCAGACTGTCCTTCTGTGGGTCCAATGTTGTTAACCACTTCTTCTGTGATATTCCCTCACTCCTAAAGCTATCATGTTCTGATACTACCATGAATGAATTGTTGCTCTTAACTTTCTCTGGAGTCATTGCCATGGCCACCTTCTTGATTGTGATCATTTCCTACGTGTTTATTGCTGTTGCTATTCTGAGGATCCGCTCAGCAGCAGGCGGACAGAAAGCCTTCTCCACGTGTGCCTCCCACCTGACTGCTGTGACCATATTCTATGGTACTTTAAGCTTTAGCTACATCCAGCCAAGTTCCCAGTATTCTGTGGAGCAGGAGAAGGTGGTGTCTGTGTTCTATACACTAGTGATTCCCATGTTAAACCCACTTATTTACAGTCTGAggaacaaagaggtaaaggatgcTGTCAAAAGGGCCATCGAAATGACACATTTCCCTTGTTAA